A single region of the Silene latifolia isolate original U9 population chromosome 8, ASM4854445v1, whole genome shotgun sequence genome encodes:
- the LOC141594203 gene encoding uncharacterized protein LOC141594203 — MTLPLIICLKSVYNDKYLRYCNDDATTNGLVQFSGETVVDPLAQFQVVTAESGHGLVHLKSCYSRKYLVRWSPNHYWIAASAETPNEVQTDWSCTLFKPYCYKDGFTDKARLRHVQLGHYVGLREERAPYDSCLHASSKSRDQNSCDVFTIIDWLSINKLPKNVAFKGDEDKYLGAFLNDGIPYLKFAYDDVDDPKVAQELCISNDGIIRIKSKYFGKYWRLGAEKWIVADVVEPGTTDTGAMFRAHLLDHNVVALLNMSNACYCKRYTDYGKENMLNAIMWTTTDICAKLQVTNLDDEIV; from the exons ATGACATTACCATTAATAATTTGTTTAAAGTCGGTATATAATGACAAATACCTGCGTTATTGTAACGATGATGCTACAACTAATGGTCTTGTTCAGTTTTCTGGTGAGACGGTCGTGGATCCGCTAGCCCAATTTCAAGTTGTTACCGCTGAGTCTGGTCATGGCCTCGTCCACCTCAAGTCCTGCTACTCCCGCAAATATTTGGTTAG GTGGTCGCCTAATCATTATTGGATTGCGGCCTCAGCAGAGACACCCAACGAAGTTCAAACAGACTGGAGTTGCACACTATTTAAGCCATACTGCTACAAAGACGGTTTTACCGATAAAGCTAGACTAAGGCACGTCCAATTGGGTCACTACGTTGGCTTAAGGGAAGAACGTGCTCCGTACGACTCGTGTCTACATGCGAGTTCCAAGTCTAGGGATCAGAACAGTTGCGATGTTTTCACTATCATAGACTGGTTGTCCATTAACAAACTCCCTAAGAATGTAGCCTTCAAAGGTGACGAAGACAAATACCTCGGGGCATTCCTTAATGATGGAATCCCATATTTAAAGTTTGCTTATGATGACGTAGATGACCCGAAAGTTGCCCAAGAATTGTGCATCTCGAATGATGGTATCATTCGTATTAAGTCTAAGTATTTTGGCAAGTATTGGAGGCTTGGTGCTGAGAAGTGGATTGTGGCGGATGTTGTCGAACCAGGTACAACCGATACTGGGGCTATGTTTAGGGCTCATCTGCTTGATCATAATGTTGTGGCTCTGCTAAATATGTCAAATGCTTGTTACTGTAAAAGGTACACCGATTACGGGAAGGAAAATATGCTCAATGCTATTATGTGGACGACAACTGATATATGTGCTAAGTTACAGGTCACAAACTTGGATGATGAAATTGTCTAG